The Candidatus Aminicenantes bacterium genome has a segment encoding these proteins:
- a CDS encoding tetratricopeptide repeat protein translates to MKPARLFLLGMLLVCLTLAWSQDPADQEKRLKTAAGREKLSLLIELCRGNLRTNPNKVVEYGGRAEALLKKFPDDKTELGLLDLICQAHLYLGDYDQALNYAEKSLQLTQRINDRPRSGIAMNIMAIIHMQTGDFVNAREYALQAVEIFRTIPSEKGKKVLASALNNIGISYDMQGNYEKALEYYLQSLKIKEALGDRKAIASSLNNVGIILGTLGRNDEALKYYNQVLAIKEELKDRTGMASQYVNIGNIHKDDNDLPRAMEFYRNALDIYRETENQSGIASVLFNIGSVETLLKNLRSARGYFRNSLELRRQMGEKEGTARTLIELGGIELLLGRPDQARRTLEEGLSLAGEIGALAQVRDGNLALSQVWEFRRDYVRALRYYKEYKNTADQIINSQSNKKIAELQTRYESEKKEQEILLLKKNSEIQALRLKSRELQRNLMVGALVILISGVLFLVYRYRYIFTFWKKKNYIGHYRIIEQMGSGGMGTIYRAVDVVDPSHRTIAVKVLREEYFKDDVQKKRFKQEASLIDQVVHPNIVHVIERGESDTGLYIAMEVLEGPTLGEFLTHNPEMQLSQAVGIMVQIADALESIHAMNIVHRDLKPDNIKLVKRDGNPHFVKLLDFGLAMTQHMSRLTETGMVVGTIFYLSPEQIAGEDITPASDIHSLGVIFYEMLVGAKPFTGETTLEVMRQISTIEPVDICTFRSDLDTTLSILIMLMLNKDPRLRPTAAMTFDALKSITRNDASRQPPIAP, encoded by the coding sequence ATGAAACCGGCGCGGCTGTTTTTGTTGGGAATGCTTCTGGTCTGCCTGACGCTTGCCTGGAGCCAGGACCCGGCGGACCAGGAAAAGCGCTTAAAAACCGCGGCGGGCCGGGAGAAACTGTCGTTGCTGATTGAATTGTGTCGCGGCAATCTACGCACCAATCCGAACAAAGTGGTGGAATACGGCGGCCGAGCCGAAGCGTTGTTGAAAAAATTCCCCGACGACAAGACGGAATTGGGACTACTTGACCTCATCTGCCAGGCCCACCTCTACCTGGGAGACTATGATCAGGCCTTGAACTATGCCGAAAAGAGCCTGCAGCTGACCCAGAGAATAAACGACCGGCCGCGGAGCGGTATCGCCATGAATATCATGGCCATTATCCACATGCAGACGGGCGACTTCGTCAATGCTCGAGAATACGCGCTTCAGGCTGTCGAAATATTTCGCACAATCCCAAGCGAAAAAGGAAAAAAAGTTTTGGCTTCGGCGCTGAACAACATCGGCATCAGTTACGACATGCAGGGCAATTACGAAAAAGCTCTGGAATACTACTTGCAATCCCTGAAGATCAAGGAGGCATTGGGCGACCGGAAAGCCATTGCCAGTTCCCTCAACAACGTGGGGATTATTCTCGGCACCCTGGGCAGGAACGATGAAGCCCTGAAATACTACAATCAGGTCCTGGCAATTAAGGAAGAATTAAAGGACCGGACCGGCATGGCCTCTCAATACGTCAATATCGGCAATATTCACAAGGATGACAACGATTTGCCCCGAGCCATGGAGTTTTACCGTAACGCACTGGACATTTACCGGGAAACCGAAAATCAATCGGGGATCGCATCGGTCCTGTTCAACATCGGCAGCGTGGAGACCCTGTTGAAGAATCTACGTTCGGCTCGGGGGTATTTCCGCAACTCCCTGGAGCTGCGCCGGCAGATGGGGGAAAAGGAGGGCACGGCCCGGACTCTCATCGAACTCGGCGGTATTGAACTGCTACTGGGGCGCCCCGATCAGGCCCGGCGAACGCTGGAAGAGGGCCTATCCCTGGCTGGAGAGATCGGTGCCCTGGCCCAGGTCAGGGACGGCAACCTGGCGCTTTCCCAGGTCTGGGAGTTCAGGCGGGATTATGTCCGGGCACTGCGCTATTACAAGGAATACAAAAACACTGCCGACCAGATCATCAACAGTCAAAGCAACAAGAAGATTGCCGAGCTGCAAACCCGTTACGAAAGCGAAAAAAAGGAGCAGGAGATCCTTCTCCTGAAAAAAAACAGCGAGATCCAGGCACTGCGACTGAAAAGCCGGGAACTGCAGCGCAATCTGATGGTCGGTGCCCTTGTCATCCTGATCTCGGGAGTTCTGTTCCTGGTTTACCGCTATCGCTACATCTTCACCTTCTGGAAAAAAAAGAATTACATCGGCCACTACCGCATCATTGAACAGATGGGCAGCGGCGGGATGGGTACGATCTACCGGGCCGTTGACGTAGTCGACCCCTCCCATCGGACCATCGCCGTCAAGGTGCTGCGGGAAGAGTATTTCAAGGATGACGTGCAGAAGAAACGCTTCAAACAGGAAGCCTCGCTCATCGACCAGGTGGTTCACCCCAACATCGTGCACGTGATTGAACGCGGCGAAAGCGACACCGGACTCTACATCGCCATGGAGGTGTTGGAAGGGCCGACCCTGGGGGAATTCTTGACGCATAACCCGGAAATGCAGCTGAGTCAGGCCGTGGGCATCATGGTTCAGATCGCCGACGCCCTGGAAAGCATTCACGCCATGAACATCGTCCACCGTGATCTCAAACCCGACAATATCAAGCTGGTGAAGCGGGACGGCAATCCGCACTTTGTCAAGCTGCTGGACTTCGGCCTGGCCATGACCCAGCACATGAGCCGCCTCACCGAGACGGGCATGGTGGTGGGGACCATCTTCTACTTATCGCCTGAACAGATCGCGGGGGAAGACATCACTCCGGCCAGCGACATCCACAGTCTGGGGGTGATCTTCTACGAAATGCTGGTCGGTGCCAAGCCTTTCACCGGGGAGACAACCCTGGAGGTGATGCGGCAGATCAGCACCATCGAACCCGTCGATATCTGCACATTCCGTTCCGACCTGGACACGACCCTCTCCATCCTGATCATGCTCATGCTGAACAAGGACCCCAGGCTGCGCCCAACGGCGGCCATGACCTTCGACGCGCTGAAAAGCATTACCCGCAATGACGCCAGCCGGCAGCCCCCTATCGCTCCCTGA